A portion of the Bradyrhizobium sp. 195 genome contains these proteins:
- a CDS encoding GTP-binding protein — MERADKANRLPVTVLSGFLGAGKTTMLNHVLRNREGLRVAVIVNDMSQLNIDANLVQNGGANLSHTTETLVELSNGCICCTLRDDLLLEVRRLAQERRFDYLLIEGTGVSEPLPIAATFSFRDEAGASLSDFARLDTMVTVVDALSLLANYSSRDLLRDRGESRGTHDQRTLVDLLVEQIEFADVVVINKVSEATEATRVAIRKVVAAINPEARQVETDFGEVPLKVILNTGLFNEAKAATHPLWHKELYSPDSHVPETDEYGISSFVYKERRPFDPHRLLSFLNKPWPGVIRAKGHFWLATRPDWVGLLSVAGMQRRCEPMGFWWATIPKPSWPSHPQFQEHLNSRWDGVWGDRRQELVFIGSDMDEAFIQASLDACLTHSEQGFDPQSWRSLSDPFPPWHSPDHGNHTAVSLL; from the coding sequence ATGGAGAGAGCGGACAAGGCTAATCGGCTGCCAGTCACAGTGCTCAGCGGATTCCTCGGTGCAGGGAAGACAACGATGCTCAACCACGTGCTGCGGAATCGCGAGGGTCTGCGCGTCGCGGTCATCGTCAATGACATGAGTCAGCTAAACATAGACGCGAATCTGGTCCAGAACGGCGGTGCCAACCTGTCACACACGACGGAGACGCTCGTAGAGCTCAGCAATGGTTGCATATGCTGCACGTTGCGCGACGACCTTCTGCTGGAGGTCCGGCGATTGGCACAAGAACGGCGTTTCGATTATCTGCTGATCGAAGGAACCGGGGTTTCTGAACCTCTTCCCATTGCGGCAACATTCTCCTTTCGCGACGAAGCTGGCGCCTCCCTTTCTGATTTTGCGAGACTCGACACAATGGTCACCGTCGTCGACGCCTTGAGCCTGCTCGCCAACTATAGCAGTCGTGACCTGTTACGTGATCGCGGCGAGTCGCGCGGTACGCATGACCAGCGGACGCTCGTCGATCTCCTGGTTGAGCAGATCGAGTTCGCCGACGTAGTGGTGATCAACAAGGTATCAGAAGCGACAGAGGCGACCCGTGTGGCAATTCGCAAGGTGGTTGCTGCAATCAATCCCGAAGCGCGCCAAGTCGAGACCGACTTCGGCGAAGTTCCTCTCAAGGTCATTCTCAATACCGGCCTTTTCAACGAAGCGAAGGCTGCGACACATCCCCTCTGGCACAAGGAGCTATACAGCCCCGATTCACATGTGCCGGAGACCGATGAGTACGGCATATCCAGTTTCGTCTACAAGGAAAGGCGTCCCTTCGATCCTCACAGGCTTTTGTCTTTTCTCAACAAGCCCTGGCCGGGTGTGATTCGCGCCAAGGGACATTTCTGGCTCGCCACCCGTCCGGATTGGGTCGGTCTCCTCTCCGTTGCTGGGATGCAACGTCGGTGCGAGCCGATGGGCTTTTGGTGGGCAACAATCCCAAAACCAAGCTGGCCAAGCCATCCTCAGTTTCAAGAACATCTCAACAGCCGATGGGACGGCGTTTGGGGCGACCGACGTCAGGAACTCGTGTTCATCGGTTCAGATATGGATGAAGCGTTCATCCAAGCTTCGCTGGATGCCTGCCTAACCCATTCCGAACAGGGGTTCGATCCGCAGAGCTGGCGTAGCCTTAGCGACCCGTTTCCACCTTGGCATTCTCCTGACCATGGGAACCACACCGCAGTGTCCCTTCTCTAG
- a CDS encoding DNA ligase-like domain-containing protein — translation MRYPWIAEAGLKNRQKHFVIDGEAVNLGVDGISNFNALHSRKHDHEVQLYAFDILAVGDDDLRPSPEHRPQVGYRD, via the coding sequence ATGCGTTATCCCTGGATCGCCGAGGCCGGGCTGAAGAATCGCCAGAAGCACTTCGTTATCGATGGCGAAGCCGTGAACTTGGGCGTCGACGGCATCTCTAATTTCAATGCCCTGCACTCTCGCAAGCACGACCACGAAGTTCAGCTCTACGCCTTCGATATTCTCGCTGTGGGCGACGACGACCTGCGGCCTTCGCCAGAACATCGACCGCAAGTCGGGTATCGTGACTAG
- a CDS encoding DUF2934 domain-containing protein translates to MDYRAELLRLQHQVDLASRAIARIGDRTTVKNLESFAKKIKGKLDELQAVALHEEIRTRAFGLWQEAGRPEGRDLEFWLRAEQEHYRRIERPPCTLDQR, encoded by the coding sequence ATGGATTACCGCGCTGAACTTCTAAGGCTGCAACATCAGGTCGACCTGGCTAGTCGCGCAATCGCCCGAATCGGCGATAGGACCACGGTGAAGAATTTGGAAAGTTTCGCAAAGAAGATTAAGGGCAAGCTCGATGAACTACAGGCCGTCGCTCTGCACGAGGAGATCAGGACGCGGGCTTTTGGGCTTTGGCAGGAAGCCGGTCGGCCCGAAGGACGCGACCTGGAATTCTGGCTGCGAGCCGAACAGGAGCATTACCGTCGAATAGAGCGACCGCCGTGCACGCTGGACCAACGGTGA
- a CDS encoding type IV toxin-antitoxin system AbiEi family antitoxin: MAEQKDRKLNRLERTVPQGLLVDAAWMEQHGYSTSLRSQYVSAGWLVQPARGAFKRPLGELSWQGVVVSLQRLLGSDLVVGGRIAIEAQGLGHYLSQTGPSTVHLYGTRPAPGWLGKLPLKQKFRVHRTQSLFKTHGSLPGSKSGTTREIPGPFDWPLTVSTPERAFLELLDELPRHESFHQVDALAEGLRSLSPRRLQTLLDDCKSVKVKRLFFWFAERHQHAWLKQIDKSKVNLGTGKRMLVKGGKLDTKYLITIPHDLNAPV; encoded by the coding sequence ATGGCTGAGCAAAAGGACAGGAAGCTAAACAGGCTCGAAAGGACCGTTCCGCAGGGACTTCTGGTCGATGCTGCCTGGATGGAACAGCATGGATATTCCACCAGCCTGCGCAGCCAATACGTATCGGCCGGCTGGCTGGTTCAGCCGGCGCGGGGAGCCTTTAAGCGCCCGCTCGGTGAACTCTCCTGGCAAGGCGTTGTCGTGTCACTCCAGCGACTGCTCGGCTCCGATCTCGTCGTCGGCGGACGTATCGCGATCGAAGCGCAAGGCCTCGGCCACTACTTGAGCCAGACGGGTCCTTCGACCGTACATCTATACGGAACGCGGCCTGCTCCCGGCTGGCTCGGCAAACTCCCGCTCAAACAGAAATTCCGCGTTCACCGCACGCAAAGTCTATTCAAAACGCACGGGAGCCTGCCCGGATCAAAGTCGGGAACGACGCGGGAAATACCGGGACCATTCGACTGGCCTCTCACGGTATCGACGCCCGAACGTGCGTTCCTCGAACTGCTCGACGAATTGCCCCGCCACGAAAGCTTCCATCAGGTCGATGCCCTGGCGGAAGGCTTGAGGAGCCTCAGTCCCCGGCGGCTGCAAACGCTTCTGGACGACTGCAAGAGCGTCAAGGTCAAACGACTGTTCTTCTGGTTCGCGGAGCGGCATCAGCACGCCTGGCTCAAACAGATCGACAAGTCGAAAGTTAATCTCGGTACCGGAAAGCGTATGCTCGTCAAGGGCGGCAAACTCGACACCAAATACCTCATAACTATCCCACACGATCTCAACGCCCCTGTCTGA
- a CDS encoding cold-shock protein yields MAIGKVKWFNATKGYGFIAPDDGGPDVFVHIRAVEKAGYTGLAEGAHVSYEVRAGSSGKMSAENLRIG; encoded by the coding sequence TTGGCGATAGGTAAAGTGAAGTGGTTTAACGCTACCAAAGGCTACGGCTTTATTGCTCCTGATGATGGTGGCCCAGACGTGTTCGTGCACATCAGGGCGGTCGAGAAAGCCGGCTACACGGGCTTGGCCGAGGGTGCGCATGTTAGCTATGAGGTGAGGGCCGGGAGCTCCGGTAAGATGTCCGCGGAAAACCTCCGGATTGGCTGA
- a CDS encoding PilZ domain-containing protein, giving the protein MSEAEQRSDRRVVFERPIEARLMAIDGTWQRACKIHDVSELGAKLVIDGAIGQKEFFLVLSPIGLAYRHCELSWVNGEFVGVQFINRGKASKRAQRGETLVK; this is encoded by the coding sequence ATGAGTGAGGCGGAACAACGATCCGATAGGCGCGTCGTTTTCGAACGTCCAATCGAAGCACGGTTGATGGCGATCGACGGCACATGGCAGCGCGCCTGCAAAATTCACGATGTTTCCGAATTGGGGGCCAAGCTGGTGATTGATGGTGCTATCGGCCAGAAGGAGTTTTTCCTCGTACTGTCGCCAATCGGATTAGCCTACCGACACTGCGAGCTCTCCTGGGTCAACGGAGAGTTCGTTGGCGTTCAATTCATCAATCGCGGCAAAGCTTCGAAGAGAGCCCAACGCGGCGAAACGCTGGTGAAGTGA
- a CDS encoding WGR domain-containing protein, with the protein MSELTVQYLVLERRDPARNMARFYVLTIEPTLFGDTALVREWGRLGGRGRRRLDLFDGQVQAVEALESWLRRKTRRGYVQRHFSRAESVCDAPQAG; encoded by the coding sequence ATGTCCGAACTCACCGTGCAATATCTCGTGCTCGAGCGGCGCGATCCGGCCCGCAACATGGCGCGGTTTTATGTGCTCACGATCGAGCCGACGCTGTTTGGCGATACGGCCTTGGTGCGCGAATGGGGCCGCCTCGGTGGGCGCGGTCGACGGCGGCTCGATCTGTTCGATGGTCAGGTGCAGGCCGTCGAGGCCCTTGAGTCCTGGCTCAGGCGCAAAACCCGTCGTGGTTACGTCCAGCGGCATTTTTCGCGCGCGGAATCCGTGTGCGACGCGCCGCAAGCTGGCTGA